A region of Sesamum indicum cultivar Zhongzhi No. 13 linkage group LG7, S_indicum_v1.0, whole genome shotgun sequence DNA encodes the following proteins:
- the LOC105166121 gene encoding auxilin-like protein 1, producing the protein MESLSRPPHRRKHSATNVLSSSFSFKNPYDGVLLSSNGGKGSSFEAHEYAEIFSGSSSIPVLDLPGLDDRVGSGDCRSSKLDYSNIFGGFGNDDVAVPYEELFNGSAKKNKPRIPANTRSPLQESGSLYSSRKTKRSSSEVSVQSFDGVKQQFNMSFNRTSQRNNDASNGKTHIAELHAVPGFTYFVDGAPQPQKIEGHRPVPSLKREVSRTWSFSAELEAFKGKGGSSCDRSHVPEKPNNVNEVNLESHFSEVPAPSSRPSNLSANKDPRRLSSFASKENASGKIGAECSPPFLDEEFDENSTAAVSAAALKKAIEQAQESIRIAKMVMDRKKEGHPDGSEPRPKGRQKDLDKEIKINHEAYGSKENNARYKDLDPIFSIFTGIDGKYTLSISHNDTLIDARDAQVERVWENVEAAKGHREHVGGGKLIASNCSQSETLCMDEQFGTLSQNVDAAEARRKATDFPDSAANAECRTAHLVSGEVGGNKSLSLARSKLASNPMEMEAGKETLQQQEVTIHHATGPEVVAELAERTINTCQRMQPLEKSVDEAEQCWATFNHAKGPENTVEMMNRVLNTSQGTQEQEKVLVEAGENLRINQEYEMMEKRENDMDDTGRRDEKVNVEQLTVLTPAFNNFLNEAHNLVKNDASSVNVSDWKENGDRHGKTYDEEENGIRQKEYHLWFESEEQLKETWEEEAGEGQTDVFPEIEIEKKVNEALESEGSNKKQSHGYVGDEPKLLGELEQNKVEERHMNAFEYEAAETTNNDSEAETRNNCAEVQEPAAFWDAEESINTHGGAGISEENHNTCEFHEAAYEEDIDEAVDAISGDGSTIFKEAHAIDTSTIFSETPADFDFDLDNKAEEYHKAVGSYRENDTVPEVTETIFANDKEAAAQLFHLESNEMPGTDSLRQSASEEIFVESKIYNGFEVFSSVGKIQNIGLMAGCTEDKLPEDENTLKTTSEIHGAAKEYAAKSDGENLPELHSSDNRTGEFDFTGLRQVLEQTPNDDEGSVSISSPENMEGLSAHESKVCAVNIKYNTSNKEEAKDEVEMVMDERKHAKEQSEVLYSQLHSGETKEMEKSMETERGLETGLNMDKNKENLVGTTAMEAKDAREGLENLERNGYQQRIEXXXXDRIAVERAIREARERAFVEARERAERAAVERAAAEVRQRVLAEAREKLEKASVGKQPADKASTEAKLRAERAAVERATAEARERALEKAKSQKTSTEARTQADRYPTERFSTSRNYGLKHSFSSSDLENGTNTESAQRRKARLERHQRIMERAAKALAEKNMRDLLAQKEQAERNRLAESLDADIKRWATGKERNLRALLSTLQYILGPDSGWQPISLTEIITTAAVKKAYRKATLYVHPDKVQQRGATIQQKYICEKVFDLLKAAWNRFNSEER; encoded by the exons ATGGAGTCTCTGTCTCGACCTCCGCACAGAAGAAAACACTCAGCCACCAATGTCCTCTCCTCGTCCTTCTCCTTCAAGAACCCCTACGACGGCGTTTTGCTGTCCAGCAACGGAGGCAAGGGGAGCTCGTTTGAAGCTCATGAGTACGCTGAGATTTTCTCCGGGTCGTCTTCCATACCTGTGCTTGATCTTCCGGGTCTGGATGATCGGGTAGGGTCGGGTGATTGCAGGAGCTCTAAGCTCGATTACTCCAACATTTTCGGTGGTTTTGGGAATGATGATGTGGCCGTGCCTTATGAGGAGCTGTTTAATGGTTctgcaaagaaaaataaaccgCG GATTCCAGCAAATACACGGTCGCCTTTACAAGAATCAGGTTCTCTATATTCTTCACGAAAGACGAAAAGGTCCTCCAGCGAGGTATCTGTTCAATCTTTTGATGGAGTTAAGCAGCAGTTTAACATGTCTTTTAATAGGACCAGCCAAAGAAATAATGATGCATCAAATGGGAAAACACACATTGCAGAGCTCCATGCTGTCCCTGGATTTACTTATTTTGTTGATGGAGCTCCTCAGCCGCAGAAGATAGAAGGTCACAGGCCTGTACCTTCATTGAAACGTGAAGTGAGTCGCACCTGGAGTTTTAGTGCTGAACTTGAAGCTTTTAAAGGTAAAGGTGGATCAAGTTGTGATAGATCACATGTACCTGAAAAGCCAAACAATGTGAATGAAGTTAACCTTGAATCACACTTCTCTGAAGTGCCAGCACCTTCAAGTCGTCCGTCAAATCTAAGTGCTAACAAGGATCCAAGGAGATTATCAAGCTTTGCTTCTAAAGAAAATGCTTCTGGAAAGATTGGTGCTGAATGTTCACCACCTTTCTTGGATGaggaatttgatgaaaattcgACAGCTGCTGTATCTGCTGCTGCCTTGAAGAAAGCCATAGAGCAGGCTCAAGAAAGTATAAGAATAGCAAAAATGGTAATGGATAGGAAAAAGGAAGGTCATCCAGATGGTTCTGAGCCTAGACCAAAGGGCCGCCAGAAAGATTTGGATAAGGAAATTAAGATTAACCATGAGGCTTATGGTTCAAAAGAGAACAATGCTAGGTATAAAGACTTGGAtcctatattttctatattcaCTGGGATTGATGGGAAATATACCCTGTCAATCAGTCACAATGATACACTTATTGATGCTAGAGATGCTCAAGTGGAAAGAGTATGGGAGAATGTTGAAGCAGCTAAAGGGCATCGAGAGCATGTGGGGGGAGGTAAGTTAATTGCTTCAAATTGCAGTCAGAGTGAGACACTTTGTATGGATGAACAGTTTGGAACGCTCAGTCAAAATGTTGATGCAGCTGAAGCGCGTAGAAAGGCAACTGATTTTCCTGACTCAGCAGCCAATGCAGAGTGTCGTACTGCTCATTTGGTGTCTGGTGAAGTAGGTGGCAACAAAAGTTTGTCGCTCGCCAGGAGTAAACTTGCTTCCAACCCTATGGAGATGGAAGCTGGCAAGGAAACTTTGCAGCAGCAAGAGGTGACAATTCATCATGCAACAGGACCTGAAGTTGTTGCTGAACTGGCGGAAAGAACTATCAATACATGCCAAAGGATGCAACCACTGGAAAAGAGTGTGGATGAAGCTGAGCAGTGTTGGGCTACCTTTAATCATGCCAAAGGACCTGAAAATACTGTTGAAATGATGAATAGGGTTCTGAATACTTCTCAAGGAACTCAAGAGCAGGAGAAGGTTTTGGTTGAAGCTGGTGAAAATTTGAGGATCAACCAGGAGTATGAAATGAtggagaagagagaaaatgatATGGATGATACGGGAAGGCGTGATGAAAAGGTTAATGTGGAACAATTGACAGTACTGACTCCagctttcaataattttctcaatgaAGCACATAATCTGGTCAAGAATGATGCGTCGTCTGTTAATGTCTCCGACTGGAAAGAAAATGGTGATAGACATGGAAAAACTtatgatgaagaagaaaatgggaTCAGGCAGAAAGAATATCACCTATGGTTTGAAAGTGAAGAGCAGCTGAAGGAAACCTGGGAGGAAGAAGCTGGTGAGGGGCAGACCGACGTCTTTCCAgaaatagaaattgaaaagaagGTTAATGAGGCTCTTGAGTCAGAAGGTAGCAACAAGAAACAGAGTCATGGCTATGTTGGAGATGAACCAAAATTACTTGGAGAACTTGAGCAGAATAAAGTTGAAGAGAGACACATGAATGCTTTTGAATATGAAGCAGCTGAGACCACAAACAATGATTCAGAAGCTGAGACCAGAAACAATTGTGCTGAAGTTCAGGAGCCTGCAGCTTTCTGGGATGCTGAAGAATCAATCAACACTCATGGAGGAGCAGGGATAAGTGAAGAGAATCATAATACATGTGAGTTTCATGAGGCTGCCTATGAAGAGGATATTGATGAAGCTGTTGATGCGATTAGTGGTGATGGTAGCACCATCTTTAAAGAGGCTCATGCTATTGATACTAGCACTATCTTTAGTGAGACTCCAGCAGACTTTGATTTTGACTTAGACAACAAAGCAGAAGAATATCATAAAGCTGTTGGGAGTTACCGTGAGAATGACACTGTGCCTGAAGTAACTGAAACCATTTTCGCAAATGATAAGGAGGCTGCAGCTCAATTGTTCCACCTGGAGAGTAATGAAATGCCTGGAACGGACAGCTTGCGTCAAAGTGCCTCTGAAGAGatttttgttgaaagcaaAATCTACAATGGCTTTGAAGTTTTTTCTTCTGTTGGCAAGATACAAAATATCGGCCTCATGGCTGGATGTACTGAAGATAAACTTCCAGAGGATGAGAATACACTCAAAACAACTAGTGAGATTCATGGTGCTGCTAAAGAGTATGCTGCTAAGAGCGATGGAGAAAATTTACCTGAGCTTCATTCATCTGATAATAGAACAGGAGAATTTGATTTCACGGGTTTAAGACAGGTGTTGGAACAAACTCCAAATGATGATGAAGGATCTGTATCAATCTCCAGTCCTGAAAATATGGAGGGGTTGTCTGCTCATGAATCTAAAGTATGTGCAGTAAATATCAAGTACAATACCTCAAACAAGGAAGAAGCAAAAGATGAAGTAGAAATGGTTATGGATGAAAGAAAACATGCCAAGGAACAAAGTGAAGTGTTATACTCCCAGTTACATAGTGGTGAAACCAAAGAAATGGAGAAATCGATGGAAACTGAAAGAGGTCTAGAAACAGGGCTAAACATGGATAAGAATAAGGAGAATCTTGTTGGAACCACTGCCATGGAAGCCAAAGATGCCAGAGAAGGTCTGGAAAACCTTGAGAGAAATGGGTACCAGCAAAGAATTGAANNNNNNNNNNAGGATAGAATAGCTGTAGAAAGAGCAATACGAGAAGCTCGTGAGAGGGCGTTTGTTGAAGCTCGAGAAAGGGCAGAAAGAGCTGCTGTGGAGAGAGCAGCTGCTGAAGTTCGACAAAGAGTTCTGGCAGAGGCTCGGGAGAAGCTTGAGAAGGCCTCGGTGGGGAAGCAACCGGCTGATAAGGCCTCCACAGAAGCCAAGCTTAGGGCAGAACGAGCTGCAGTGGAAAGAGCCACAGCAGAAGCCCGTGAGCGTGCTCTAGAGAAAGCAAAGTCTCAGAAAACTTCCACAGAGGCAAGAACTCAGGCTGACAGATACCCCACAGAAAGGTTTTCTACTTCCAGAAATTATGGACTGAAGCACAGCTTTTCTTCCTCG GATCTGGAAAATGGGACGAATACTGAATCAGCGCAGAGACGTAAAGCAAGATTAGAGAGGCATCAAAGGATAATGGAGCGAGCA GCAAAAGCACTTGCAGAGAAGAATATGCGTGATCTACTTGCCCAGAAAGAGCAGGCTGAGAGAAAT AGACTAGCTGAATCGCTTGATGCTGATATTAAGAGATGGGCTACAGGAAAGGAGAGGAACTTGCGTGCACTTCTCTCAACCTTGCAATAT ATCCTTGGGCCAGACAGCGGCTGGCAGCCTATTTCCCTGACAGAGATCATAACAACTGCTGCTGTAAAGAAAGCTTACAGGAAGGCTACACTTTATGTACATCCTGACAAAGTGCAGCAAAGAGGAGCTACCATTCAGCAAAAATACATATGCGAAAAGGTTTTTGATCTTCTAAAG
- the LOC105166122 gene encoding proteasome subunit alpha type-1-B, giving the protein MFRNQYDTDVTTWSPAGRLFQVEYAMEAVKQGSAAIGLRSKTHVVLASVNKASSELSSHQKKIFKVDDHIGVAIAGLTADGRVLSRYMRNECINYSYTYESPLPVGRLVVQLADKAQVCTQRSWKRPYGVGLLVGGLDESGAHLYYNCPSGNYFEYQAFAIGSRSQAAKTYLERKFEGFMDSSRENLIKDALFALRETLQGEKLTSAICTIAVLGVGEAFHILDQETVQGLINEFEVVGEEPPADESVAPDQXXEPGPASADQGPPADQGVAPMDI; this is encoded by the exons ATGTTCAGGAACCAGTACGACACCGACGTCACGACGTGGTCGCCGGCGGGGCGGCTGTTCCAAGTAGAATACGCGATGGAGGCGGTGAAGCAGGGCTCGGCGGCGATAGGGCTGAGATCGAAGACGCATGTGGTGCTCGCCAGCGTTAACAAGGCGAGCTCCGAGCTCTCCTCGCACCAGAAGAAGATCTTCAAGGTCGACGACCACATCGGTGTGGCCATCGCTGGACTGACGGCCGACGGACGAGTACTCTCCCGATACATGCGTAACGAGTGCATTAATTATTCCTATACGTACGAGTCGCCGCTTCCTGTCGGCCGTCTTGTTGTTCAGCTAGCCGACAAGGCTCAG GTATGCACACAGCGGTCATGGAAACGACCATATGGTGTTGGCCTGCTGGTTGGTGGTCTTGATGAATCTGGAGCTCACCTCTATTACAACTGTCCAAGCGGTAATTACTTCGAATACCAAGCATTTGCTATTGGATCTCGGTCACAGGCTGCAAAGACATACTTAGAACGGAAGTTTGAGGGTTTCATGGACTCATCACGAGAAAATCTGATCAAGGATGCACTATTTGCGTTAAGGGAGACCTTACAAGGAGAGAAACTGACGAGTGCGATTTGCACAATTGCCGTATTGGGGGTAGGGGAGGCATTTCATATATTGGACCAAGAAACCGTGCAAGGACTGATCAATGAATTCGAGGTAGTTGGTGAAGAGCCCCCAGCTGATGAATCCGTTGCTCCAGATCAA NNNNNTGAACCAGGTCCAGCTTCTGCAGATCAGGGACCCCCTGCCGACCAAGGCGTTGCTCCAATGGATATCTAA
- the LOC105166123 gene encoding uncharacterized protein LOC105166123: MGVEIQHKINNEDDAIAVAVVAPVILGLQPSALVDHVATVDLSLLSRIPGEPGGSFPVAAEELKFVLGEVNAHTIASPETTSSLKTIAGGSVANTIRGLAAGFGITCGIIGACGDDDQGSLFIDNMSFYKVDLSRLRLKNGSTAQCVCLVDELGNRTMRPCLSGAVKIQANDLTTEDLKGSKWLVLRYAIFNIEVIQAAIKIAKQEGVSVSLDLASFEMVRKFRLPLLQLLESGSIDLCFANEDEAAELLRDEENAADPESALDFLAKHCQWAVVTLGAKGCIAKHGKEVVRVPAIGEAKAVDATGAGDLFASGFLYGLVKGLSLEECCKIGSCSGGSVIRSLGGEVTPENWQWMYKQMHTKGLPIPEPHNFVL; the protein is encoded by the exons ATGGGTGTAGAAATTCAGCACAAAATCAACAACGAAGATGACGCTATTGCTGTTGCTGTTGTAGCGCCGGTGATACTGGGGCTACAGCCATCAGCTCTGGTTGACCACGTCGCAACTGTTGATTTGTCCCTCCTCTCCCGAATCCCAGGAGAGCCCGGCGGCTCCTTCCCC GTTGCGGCCGAAGAGCTGAAGTTCGTCTTGGGTGAGGTTAACGCCCATACTATTGCTTCTCCAGAAACTACTTCCTCATTGAAGACCATAGCAGGTGGAAGTGTTGCGAATACTATTAGAGGTCTGGCTGCTGGTTTTGGGATTACTTGTGGTATAATTGGGGCGTGCGGTGATGATGATCAAGGAAGTTTGTTTATAGATAATATGAGCTTTTACAAAGTTGATCTCTCAAGATTGAGGCTGAAAAATGGGTCTACTGCACAG TGTGTTTGCTTAGTTGATGAATTGGGCAATCGTACAATGCGGCCATGCCTCTCTGGTGCCGTCAAAATTCAG GCAAATGATTTGACTACAGAAGACTTGAAAGGTTCCAAG TGGCTTGTCCTGAGATATGCAATATTTAACATAGAAGTTATTCAGGCAGCCATTAAAATTGCCAAGCAAGAGGGTGTTTCTGTTTCACTAGATCTGGCCAGTTTTGAG ATGGTACGGAAGTTCAGGTTGCCACTTCTACAGTTACTGGAATCAGGGAGCATAGACCTATGCTTTGCCAATGAGGATGAAGCTGCTGAATTGCTGAG GGATGAAGAGAATGCCGCAGATCCTGAGTCTGCTCTTGATTTTTTGGCAAAACACTGTCAATGGGCAGTGGTGACATTGGGTGCAAAGGGATGCATTGCAAAACATGGAAAAGAG GTTGTCCGTGTTCCAGCAATTGGAGAAGCAAAGGCAGTTGATGCCACTGGTGCAGGCGACCTCTTTGCTAGCGGGTTTCTGTATGGATTGGTGAAGGGGCTATCACTAGAGGAGTGCTGCAAGATTGGCTCTTGCAGCGGCGGTTCCGTCATCCGTTCTCTTGGCGGTGAGGTAACTCCAGAGAACTGGCAGTGGATGTATAAACAAATGCACACGAAAGGACTCCCGATTCCCGAGCCCCACAATTTTGTCCTATAA